CTCATTGgctataacattttttaaaaaataaataaaccataacATACGTTTATAATATTCCAACATCATAGGATAAAATCTTATGTCATGGCTTTGATGATGCCAAACAAGCACATTTTTCTAATGTGAGAAGGTTTggctttgttttattgtttggAATTTATtccataattttatttatagtgCAATGGTGGCTATGAATTTAATAAGTTCTAATAATGACTATGAACTAAAATGTCACATATTTTAATCCACAAAACCATGATGTAAATTTAGAGGTATAAGGAATTCTAtgtcaattgtataatttagtCAATTAGAGCAGATTACTTACCATATATCTAAATTTATCCATCAACATCTGTTtgttaaataatattatgtatatatgattatattttaagtaatttaaatgatgtaaaatctctttaaaatatttcacatcTTACGTTACATCATCCAATAGTACTTGACATACTGAATTGGACGTGTCAAATTGAGGTGCGTAGTTGGTGAATTCAGGGGCGAAACTAGTAAAGATTTAAAGCTGTTGATTCAAATTctctttttgataaaaaataacattgtttatatatgattaaaattatattttttaatgcatatataatagatattaaactatttttgacttattcatgagttaatttcttcatattttaaaattcccTAAGAGAAAACTTTGATCCTATCAATGAGTGAGTTAATAACTATCGATCGATCCAAACTTATTATACTATCCCTactcaacaatatttttaacttaaaatatataaattcagAATCCGCCTCTTTCTAGTTGCCTCACCTTAATTCATCAATTCCCACCTCAATATTACCTAGCCAATAGTTGACTCAATTGTGTTATTTctacatcaaaaaaaaaatatatatatatatatatattaatccaCTAGTTGTATACTTGTATTATCCATTAACAATATTCCCACATCACGTGACAATTATTCTACTCAtgactaatatatattttttcacttttattcccataaatataattcaaatttttgccTATATAAACCCATTCATCACCTCATATCTTATACACCAAAACCAAATTAAatcccaaaagaaaaaaaaatgacaacaaACACAGAAAAGCTTTGGGTTTTTGCCTTAGCcacaaaatacaattttttcaacCCCATCAATTCCATTTTATTTGCACTTATTTTATCTTTCGTCTGgtttatcatcaacataatttacTGGACTCACCCTGGTGGTCCAGCTTGGGGTAAATAtaacaaattatcaaaatatttactCGTTAAAAATCCAATCCCAGGTCCAAATGGCTTACCTTTTATAGGTAGTATGTTCATGATGACTGGTTTAGCTCATCAAAAAATCGCGATTATGGCTCAACTTTTCAAAGCTAAGCGTCTTATGTCATTCAGCTTAGGTGAAACCAGATTTATTGTAACATGTAATCATGTCGTAGCAAAACAAGTATTGAACAGTAAATCTTTTGTTGCGCGTCCTGTTAATGAATCTGCGTATGGATTAATGTTTGATAGAGCTATTGGATTTGCTCCTTACGGGGTTTATTGGAGAACACTAAGGAAAATTGCATCTACACATATGTTCTGTTCAAAACAGATTAAAACGTCTGAAGCTCAAAGATTTGAAATCGCGAAACAGATGGTGGAGATTTTTAATGGGAGGAGTGAAGGTTTACGAGTTCGAGATGTGGTGAAAAAAGCTTCTTTGAATAATATGATGTGTTCTGTTTTTGGACGAAAGTATAGTCTCGTTGATTATTTTAACGATGAGATGAAAGAGGTGAGCGAGTTAGTCGATGAAGGTTATGATATTTTGGGAATACTTAATTGGTCTGATCACCTACCTTGGTTAGCTGAGTTTGATCCTCAAAAAATTAAGTATAGGTGTGAACGTCTAGTGCCTAAAGTGAATCGAATCGTGGGTAGGATCATCGATGAACATCGAGCTCAACCTAGTAATGTTCATCGAGATTTTGTGGATGTTTTGCTCTCTCTTCAAGGGGTTGAAGCATTATCAGACTCTGATATGATCGCTGTACTTTGGGTAAGCAACTATATagtatatgattttaaaattaataaatacattgattttggtattaatttcatttttgtcACTATATGTGTAGGAAATGATATTTAGGGGAAGTGACACGGTGGCAATTTTAATAGAGTGGATATTAGCACGGATGATACTTCATCCTGACGTTCAGTCAAAGGTACAAGAGGAGGTAGACAGGATTACTGAAAAGTCACGACCAGTGAAGGAGTCTGATGTAACCAACATGGTTTATTTACAATCAGTAGTGAACGAAGTACTTAGGTTGCACCCTCCGGGCCCACTATTGGCGTGGGCCCGTCTCTCGATTGAGGACACCATAGTGGATGGGTATCATGTTCCTGCGGGAACCACTGCTATGGTCAACATGTGGGCCATCACAAGGAGTGAAGAGGTTTGGAGTGAACCACTTGAGTTTAAACCCGAAAGGTTCATGAATCAGATCGAACCTGTTGTTTTTTCGGTGTTGGGGTCTGATCTAAGGCTGGCACCATTTGGTTCTGGAAGGCGAAGTTGTCCCGGAAAGACACTTGGCTTGACCACAGTCACTTTTTGGGTAGCATCGCTTTTGCAAGAGTTCAAACTCAAAACTGCTGATGGATCCAAAACGGTTGATTTGTCTGAAGTACTAAGGCTTACATGCGAAATGAAGACCCCACTGATGGTGAAGGTGCAAGCGagaaatttaactaattaaacgTCTATCATATTAGTTGTTTACGTTACTATATATGGGTCTTTATTGTGTTGTATTGTTACTTAAATAAGAAGTATGGTCTAATTgttagttctttatatttacTGTAATGATTTACTAAATACATTATTATGTAACAAAATTTATgttaacaattaattatttagtgtcATGGATTGGATATGtcattttctttcaatgttATATGCCTGTGTGTATGTACAGAGATGATTAAACAAATTCAAGTTATAGCTAAGACATATTCTccctattttaatatatgtagaaGTCTTTGATTGGAAGTTTAATCAGGATTTATAGTTTAATTTTCTTGTGTTTATTtgattatgaatattttattcatttgttACTTTTCTCGGAGTTAATTTCACGAAATCACGTTTGgtcattaaaatttcaaaaaattgaaaatcaacttcaagttttattttgaaatttggaaaaCATCAAACTTTATTTCCACTTTCACTCCAATTCactcataaaaatttaaagacaaCTCAAATTTCTATCATAGTTAAacacaatttcaatttttaaatatcattttttatttgaaaagcTAAAATTTCTTTTGGTCAAATATGCCAATTTTAATAGGCAGGCAGGCCCTATAGATTTTAGAATCTTGGGATAGTTACCAATATATTACCATTCTGTCgtctaaattatcaaaaatgaatACAGTATACATTACATATACAATCAATTGTGTAtggtgtgtgtatatatagtaTATGCATATGGATGCTATATGTACAAGTATGTATAGATatgtaaattatatgtatatgtatgtatagtaTATATACTGTTACGCCCCTATACTATCCCTAGACGCGACACAATGCTTAGAACCACGAGTGTTTCCAAGCTAACCTCGTAGCATGGCATGACggtaaggggtcgtttggtacaaaGATTAATAATGCAGAGATTAGTAATAGAGGGATTAATAATGCAGAGATTAATAGTGCGGAGATTAATAATGTAgagtttatttttatcaagtgtttggttcatgTTTTCCAGCCTCATCTTGTGTTtggattatatttatataaaaagctTCTTTCCAATTGTACACTTGAATTATTCTGTAATTGGGTCAAAGTAGATAATTGCcgaacaatattatttttttataacctTCTAACTAGCTATGAGAAGAATAACTTAGTTGccttgtttgttattttttcacttgaatTATCTGAAGATAAATAATTATCATCTTAATAATTGATCACTCACAAAatgttatttttcaattaataaagATAAACCATCTACTTTTAAAATCGAACAAATGGTCAACAATGACAAAATTGAATAAACCATTTATTATACACATAAAATTGCAAGTTGTAGTTTTAATATGTATGtgaatttttcaaattgttTAAAGTACAAATgattagaatatatatatatatatagacacacacacaTTCAATTTAGATCACAAACTTCATATACAAATATACGACTCACATTTCAAATTTGTATTGGATTTATTAGTAACAAACAACTCTCTCGAAAATAATTTGTAAGctactttatttaaaaaatttactagtacaaatataaattataaaatcaaaaaaaatacacaaaatgaTTTGAGGAATGTTTTTGTCTTTACATAGGTTTATCCCATAGTTTATATcctatgtattactaataccttcaaatggaaggtattagtaatacatccCATAATACCATGTTGGATGTATAACTAAttcatggattagttatacataggctCAGATTCCTACGAAACATGATACTAAATAATACCTTACATAATCCAtggaattattaatttaatgcaGCCTACAAAACGACCTCTAAGATTAGCAAAACAACAGAACATTGAAATACATGTGCGAAAGCTAAAACTGAAATATCTAGATAGAATTCATAGTACTGAAATAGACAATGTCTGAAAGACAACATCATGACATGGTGAAATTTAATTGATTGTCTGAAAGCCTCTGCTAACATGAGTTGCTAAGATAAACCCCTAGCTAACTCTAACATGTCTGAAACTGAAAGTCCAATACTGAAAGAAAGATAAGTGTTGTCTTCGAGgagatgaggactcaccattacTGTTTGTAGCGGATATGAGATATCACTAACCACAAGTCCGACGATAAGCGATATAACCTACATTATCAAACAATATATGCATAAAGTATGTGGTCAATACTCGGAATGTATTGAGTATTATGAAATgcataataaatatgatatctGAACATACTGAATATGTAAAACATGTTGATGCAATGATCAAGTAAAATAACATGAAACTAAGAGATATTGATCtgaaattacatatataaaaagtcATGTAATATCTTAAATCTGAGTGCAAGAGATATTAAAATCGACATAAACCAGGTGAACCAATATATGGATTTTAGTGTATCactcccacactgaaaagagagtGTCcatacttgccaaggtaagaaCCCGATATCTAAGTCAACGTGAATTCACTAGCGAAAGTCCATAAAGACTAACCCTATGGTAATAAGTAGTTCTGCGATTTAGGAATTATTACTAAGGATCCACAGACGTTAAACGAAAACTCTCATTCTAAAAGTCCATTCGGTACTAAGTATACTCTCAAAGAAACATGCATAAATTTGGAAACAGTAATCATTCGTACTGTTGAATCATACTGATAACTAACAAAATGCTGAATAGCTCATAAATTATGATAACCAAACATATTCTAAAAGATGCTTTATCTGAAAACATTTAATCAtgatatatcataattcaaaaaaatctgATAATATAAGACATGCATATAAGAATAACATAATTTTGATCATGAAAATACTTGCTTGTTgtgaatttatgaaaatatcattgaaaatattgaattatatcaaaatcatgcaagTGAAAACAGATCATGAAGGAGGAATTGAATTTCAATAAGAATCAtctaaaccctagttttgagGAAATCATAACTTGaagaaaatgaggtttttttgGACTCAATGGTTGAAGGGAGATCCGTTGATGAAGTTCCAGCATACCTGAAGTGGAAACCCTAGTTTTATTTCTTCAATGGTGGCTTGAACCAATTAGAATCCTAGCTTGCTTGAGAGAGAAAACTTGAggaggattttttttattttttattttgggtgAGTAATGAGAGAATGAGGAGTTTGAATTACTGAGAATCTGTTAATCTCATTAAAAACTGTTGGAAGGACTTTACGAGGGTATCTACATACCATAGTTCTTTTTATGGACCGTAGGTCCCTGCTCGTAGAACTCAGAGGGAAGTTCTGAGTTTTTGGACTTTTCAGCCACGAATCAAAACCACAAACCATAGTCCATTACACTATCTGTACTGTCCATCTGTACAAAACAATATATTGAAATACCTATTCTATGAGGTCTGATATATGAGACCCTTTCTACGAACCGTAGATTATCCAACTATGTCCCACGTTTCCCCTGTATTCTATTCAAAGTTTCATGTTTCTAAAATTATCCTATGAGGTATGTCTACGACTCGTAGAATCAAACACAAGTTGTGAAACCTACTCGTAATCACTAAaccaattttcttaaatttggggTATCATCTACTAAAGGTTCTTACAAATCGTACTTATTTTTACGATTTGTAAAATCtatcaataaaattcaaaatttttaatatccTCCAAACCTTATATAT
This DNA window, taken from Solanum lycopersicum chromosome 5, SLM_r2.1, encodes the following:
- the CYP78A77 gene encoding cytochrome P450 78A9; this encodes MTTNTEKLWVFALATKYNFFNPINSILFALILSFVWFIINIIYWTHPGGPAWGKYNKLSKYLLVKNPIPGPNGLPFIGSMFMMTGLAHQKIAIMAQLFKAKRLMSFSLGETRFIVTCNHVVAKQVLNSKSFVARPVNESAYGLMFDRAIGFAPYGVYWRTLRKIASTHMFCSKQIKTSEAQRFEIAKQMVEIFNGRSEGLRVRDVVKKASLNNMMCSVFGRKYSLVDYFNDEMKEVSELVDEGYDILGILNWSDHLPWLAEFDPQKIKYRCERLVPKVNRIVGRIIDEHRAQPSNVHRDFVDVLLSLQGVEALSDSDMIAVLWEMIFRGSDTVAILIEWILARMILHPDVQSKVQEEVDRITEKSRPVKESDVTNMVYLQSVVNEVLRLHPPGPLLAWARLSIEDTIVDGYHVPAGTTAMVNMWAITRSEEVWSEPLEFKPERFMNQIEPVVFSVLGSDLRLAPFGSGRRSCPGKTLGLTTVTFWVASLLQEFKLKTADGSKTVDLSEVLRLTCEMKTPLMVKVQARNLTN